The Falco cherrug isolate bFalChe1 chromosome 6, bFalChe1.pri, whole genome shotgun sequence genome window below encodes:
- the LOC114017033 gene encoding cygnin, translating to MRFLYLVFAVFLLVSLAAPGYGQIRKHCPKVGYCSSKCSKADVWSFSSDCKYYCCIPPGWKAK from the exons ATGAGGTTCCTCTACCTCGTCTTCGCTGTCTTCCTACTGGTCTCCTTGGCTGCCCCAG GCTACGGGCAGATAAGGAAGCACTGCCCCAAGGTGGGGTACTGCTCCAGCAAGTGCAGCAAGGCGGATGTGTGGTCCTTCTCCTCCGACTGCAAGTACTACTGCTGCATCCCACCCGGCTGGAAGGCAAAATAG
- the LOC114017035 gene encoding cygnin-like, translating into MRFLYLVFAVFLLVALATPGYGQIRKHCPKVGYCSSKCSKADVWSFSSDCKYYCCIPPSWKAK; encoded by the exons ATGAGGTTCCTCTACCTTGTCTTTGCTGTCTTCCTACTTGTCGCCCTGGCCACCCCAG GCTACGGGCAGATAAGGAAGCACTGCCCCAAGGTGGGGTACTGCTCCAGCAAGTGCAGCAAGGCGGATGTGTGGTCCTTCTCCTCCGACTGCAAGTACTACTGCTGCATCCCACCCAGCTGGAAGGCAAAATAG
- the LOC114017039 gene encoding small basic protein 1-like, whose product MRVLCVVFAVLLLFSLATPGYGQSKGTCGGYCSHMCAKRDEWTFSQSCGKMYCCIPPPKKGK is encoded by the exons ATGAGGGTGCTCTGCGTggtctttgctgtgctgctgcttttctccttggCCACCCCAG GGTACGGGCAGTCTAAGGGCACTTGTGGAGGGTACTGTTCCCACATGTGTGCCAAAAGGGACGAGTGGACTTTCAGCCAGTCCTGTGGGAAGATGTACTGCTGCATCCCCCCACCCAAAAAGGGGAAATGA